In Bombina bombina isolate aBomBom1 chromosome 6, aBomBom1.pri, whole genome shotgun sequence, a single genomic region encodes these proteins:
- the CREB3L2 gene encoding cyclic AMP-responsive element-binding protein 3-like protein 2 gives MEILESGDPVLQWDRKLSELSEVAETDSLYNTPFSELIDDSALLDVLGQLMGDPFLNDKYEMMDIEENPSSPPPMIKEEHSYSLCGDSRPQSPFTHGSSDDNFSDADLTGEDWCLTGEIPAPQIKREAAIEETPGLAPSVTLTNAALPVLPVTVEMENSSLPQSAPDKAKILSPKPLLPQIKLEPHEVDQFLNLCPKEAPTSDSLQLPPTPPSSHGSDSEGGQSPSRSFPPSSPLQSQSGGKVATRNPSALSNSPLLTAPHKLQGTGPLMLTEEEKRTLIAEGYPIPTKLPLTKAEEKALKKIRRKIKNKISAQESRRKKKEYMDSLEKRVENCSSENSELRKKVEVLETTNRTLLQQLQRLQAMVAGKVSRSCKAASTQTGTCLMVIVLCFAVIFGSFTQNFDLYSSATKTVHEPSRHSAPESYAASIVRSRNLLIFEEHHTMDEIHSSAVTIDAQDAWERHTESIAQHRAAMLEALGQPREKSYAVSNDSIRDSTMRHRYSSEYGHNDTMKVIQLDRRVNATS, from the exons CCATTCTCTGAGCTAATTGACGACTCTGCTCTGCTGGATGTTTTGGGTCAACTCATGGGAGACCCTTTCCTGAACGACAAGTACGAGATGATGGATATAGAAGAGAATCCAAGCTCCCCACCACCCATGATCAAGGAGGAGCACAGTTACTCTCTGTGCGGAGACTCGCGCCCACAGTCTCCCTTCACCCATGGTTCCTCAGATGACAACTTCAGCGATG cGGATTTGACAGGCGAGGACTGGTGTCTGACGGGAGAGATTCCTGCCCCCCAAATTAAGAGGGAAGCTGCCATTGAGGAAACCCCTGGCCTTGCTCCTTCAGTCACACTGACAAACGCCGCTCTGCCTGTTCTGCCTGTAACGGTGGAGATGGAGAACTCCTCACTACCACAATCAGCACCAGACAAG GCTAAGATACTGAGTCCCAAGCCTCTTCTTCCGCAGATAAAGCTTGAACCACATGAAGTGGATCAGTTCCTGAACTTGTGCCCTAAGGAAG CGCCTACATCAGACTCTCTTCAGCTGCCGCCAACACCCCCCAGCAGCCATGGAAGTGACTCGGAGGGAGGCCAGAGTCCCAGCAGATCATTTCCACCTTCAAGCCCTCTCCAGTCGCAATCCGGTGGTAAAGTGGCCACTCGCAACCCTTCTGCGCTGTCTAACTCTCCCCTGCTGACTGCACCGCAT AAGCTCCAAGGAACTGGTCCCCTGATGCTCACCGAGGAAGAAAAGAGGACCCTAATTGCTGAAGGATATCCCATCCCCACTAAACTTCCCCTTACCAAAGCTGAAGAGAAGGCTCTGAAAAAAATCCGCAGAAAGATAAAGAACAAG ATCTCTGCTCAGGAAAGTCGTAGGAAGAAGAAGGAATACATGGACAGCCTGGAAAAAAG GGTTGAGAATTGTTCCTCTGAAAACAGTGAGCTACGTAAGAAGGTGGAAGTCCTAGAGACCACTAACAG aaCTCTCTTACAGCAGCTGCAGCGTCTCCAGGCCATGGTAGCAGGCAAAGTATCCCGATCATGTAAAGCAGCGAGCACTCAGACTGGCACCTGTCTTATG GTTATTGTCCTGTGCTTTGCTGTAATATTTGGAAGCTTCACACAGAATTTCGATCTTTACTCATCAGCCACAAAGACGGTACACGAGCCAAGTCGGCATTCTGCACCTGAGTCTTATGCAGCCTCAATAG TGCGCTCCAGGAATCTCCTAATTTTTGAGGAGCACCACACAATGGATGAAATACACAGCTCAGCAGTGACCATAGATGCACAAGATGCTTGGGAAAGGCACACAGAGAGCATCGCACAGCACAGAGCAGCAATGCTGGAGGCTCTCGGCCAGCCCCGAGAGAAATCATATGCTGTGTCCAATGACAGCATCAGGGATAGTACTATGCGGCACAG GTACAGCTCAGAATATGGTCATAACGATACAATGAAAGTAATACAATTGGACAGAAGAGTAAACGCCACTTCCTAA